A genomic stretch from Desulfotignum balticum DSM 7044 includes:
- a CDS encoding type I polyketide synthase, with protein sequence MTQQIKNTDIAIIGMGCIFPGSVNLKAFWHLLYQGVDAIEPIPADTHWPVKDYFDEDPSRPDHVYCSRGGFIPKINFDPTVFGIPPNNINATDTAQLLGLQVAKMALEDAGYPKEHPFLSSARVNVILGVTGTQELVIPLGARLGYPIWENALDDAGVSPEQKDRICRRIQSSYASWQENSFPGLLGNVVAGRIANRFNLSGTNSVSDAACASSLSALHSAVMELSAGKCDMSITGGVDCLNDIFMHMCFAKTGVLSHTSDARPFSKDADGTVLGEGIGMLVLKRLPDARKAGDRIYAVIKGVGTSSDGKTSAIYAPDAAGQIKALKDAYHQADIDPASVGLVEAHGTGTRVGDKVEFTALNACFTPETTPSRIAIGSVKSMIGHTKAAAGAAGIIKAALALHHKVIPPTLKAQDPDPELAINQSVFYLNHRSKPWVAGTNVMTPRRAGVSAFGFGGSNFHVVLEEQTSKKTHVSWDGSVQIAAFSANDTTTLLKNLETFKNSLTPDFSPDDEEMQHLVSRACADSRNTFDTRDNFRLLMVLEKSDDPVALTAKARDLVEQKKPGTGPIYFESGPVQGKLGFLFPGQGSQYPDMGKDLFAAFPEAMAALDLAQDIFKAHSPDPGDPATPFPDLAELMFAPPLHLQKKSVTETRLRQTHAAQMSIGVVSLAMIQVLKRFNVLPHMTCGHSFGELPALHAAGWMDDTTLLNLAAVRGKHMAHAGDTGTDRGSMLAVQAPLTDIETWIKDRFSDLVLANQNSPDQGVLSGPTPAIDQAVTWCRKNKIRCVKLPVAAAFHSRLVADAAAPFHEFVADQPIAPTKVPVLSNTTGTLYDTDPDTVKSLLGHQLMHPVCFKQNIETMRDKNVRFFMEIGPKTVLTGLTKKILASDPVTVIGLDGSSGKKSGLTDLAHGLCHLAAKGFDVDLTPWEDPVPSLALKRMRIKLSGANPKPVVEKTLPRPLNHSEPRTGCCACKTDVPSLPGSAQTMKQHRPETNPADQQGPVMHPLSSSSPAPQQESNTKASARSGTNTGQAMHLVHKGLEAMQALQAQTARAHEKFLDTQARATQTLAAMMSHTREFVDGISPVPDTSPVMTRPADIPAPLPANSPAAQPADRPAPRPAAPLPEQPPLREKMNTTAVPRHTHSDPPVTAAPSPARASAKIQSVLFDIVSRLTGFPEEMLEPDMDIESDLGVDSIKKVEIISELEKHLPDTRGLTTENIGTARTLADICRAISSEVSETSDAQSLDTVFSDTPGSSESDIPESDTPGPAAGAAAGTAAVTDTQTAGTSCSDPSADSRVMDVIVTIISELTGFPEEMLEPGMDLESDLGVDSIKRVEILSRLEQTLGDTASRLSGDDMAGLKTIRDMVSFLDQAPCSPEPDVKKNASPGDDAPKPPENPDLTRQTIHLEKIPIQQVRFFNGSKIQVPKTGKIYITRDQAGMADPLIQAFHKHGQNAELLDFSSENIPDLTDAAGLVIIQNQLSQTDNADAIAFLKAAFALVHKNGRHLQTSAAQKGAFLATVTFSGGGFGIPPYGFDTLPAYGGLAGLAKTAALEWQDVLCHALDLPNDPDAWVECADAAAALMMTKGPVEMGLSRDHCRIPTLETVPVQPGRLNFSPHDVVVITGGARGVTAACAEELAKTGPLTLVLLGRSAPPFDEPDWAESLSDPGELKKAILTHEFAEKKPTPADLEKRFQAICANRQIQQTLAQIRSHGSDGVYVSTDIRQPNAVQTALDHIRNRFNKPIAGIIHGAGVLEDKWIVDKHPDQFNRVFDTKVDGLNALIQATQTDPLKYMIVFSSIAARTGNPGQCDYAMANEVLNKCMGDMAAKKPDCKCLAINWGPWDGGMVHDGLKQVFAKKGVGLIPISAGARQLIREMANPEPNHTEIVITAPTIDLKQKKPPKLSLVSQMVISRKTVPIITSHRINHEPVVPFALMAEIMAHAAEKNHPGLVLTGLDDLRLLKGIRPANRDVRLAVNVSRCTCTDTRYLVLVSLTSVSDDNDCVTHATATAVLKNTLPDPPVLSGKNRMDLGPCQLSVKAAYETVLFHGKDLQAITAISGISEKGIEVTASMAPSPDHWFDTPVQTGWTTDPLLVDAAFQAAILWTWETRKQVCLPSFVAGLRIYSSFRQKPADNAGIQIRFTVNENTDHQIKGYFTFSDDQGNVTASIMGFEAVVDSALHDKFKPEPLFDKKSILAFAQGNPSDAFGARYQIFDKDRQIARLPRPPYFFMDRVLTADHVPWQMQPDGWIETAYDVPADAWYFTANHTSTLPFCILLEIALQPCGWLAAYAGSALHSEDRLHFRNLGGTARCIQEIPRDAGTLLVRVRMTDVSKAGDMILQSFDMQVSNHGQTVYEGTTRFGFFTAQALASQKGIQNCALVSDTPAVPREPFKVFPSVSPRTPADLSMDPDTGMPADALRMIDAIEVMDPSGGKFNHGYVRAKKTVDTKEWFFDAHFYQDPVCPGSLGIESFLQILRYYLLETFSMDPSTHAVSPVLGDTHEWVYRGQIIPTHKEVTIHTHIRQVSQENDIYAVKADGALCVDGRVIYEMKNFGLAFAPVGLKKTRDHLTRIFAPV encoded by the coding sequence ATGACACAGCAAATAAAAAATACCGACATCGCCATTATCGGCATGGGATGCATCTTTCCCGGATCCGTCAACCTCAAGGCGTTCTGGCACCTGCTATACCAGGGTGTGGATGCCATCGAGCCGATCCCGGCAGATACCCACTGGCCGGTTAAAGACTATTTTGATGAAGATCCATCCCGGCCGGACCATGTATATTGTTCCCGGGGCGGATTTATTCCGAAAATCAATTTTGATCCCACGGTTTTCGGCATCCCTCCCAACAACATCAATGCCACGGACACAGCCCAGCTGCTGGGACTTCAGGTGGCTAAAATGGCGCTGGAAGATGCCGGGTATCCCAAAGAACACCCGTTTCTTTCCTCGGCCCGGGTCAATGTGATTTTAGGGGTGACCGGCACCCAGGAGCTGGTGATTCCGCTGGGCGCCAGACTGGGATATCCCATCTGGGAAAACGCCCTGGACGATGCAGGTGTTTCACCGGAACAAAAAGACAGGATCTGCCGCCGGATTCAGTCATCTTATGCCTCCTGGCAGGAAAACTCTTTTCCCGGACTGCTGGGCAATGTGGTGGCCGGCCGCATCGCCAACCGGTTCAACCTGTCCGGCACCAACAGTGTCAGTGATGCGGCCTGTGCCAGTTCTCTGTCTGCACTGCATTCCGCTGTCATGGAACTGTCCGCCGGCAAATGCGACATGTCCATCACCGGCGGGGTGGACTGCCTGAACGATATTTTCATGCACATGTGTTTCGCCAAAACCGGAGTGTTGTCCCATACCAGTGATGCCCGGCCTTTTTCCAAAGATGCGGACGGCACTGTTTTAGGGGAAGGCATCGGCATGCTGGTGCTCAAGCGATTGCCTGACGCCCGGAAAGCCGGGGACCGGATCTATGCGGTCATCAAGGGTGTGGGGACTTCCAGTGACGGGAAAACTTCCGCTATTTATGCGCCGGATGCCGCCGGCCAGATCAAGGCACTCAAGGATGCGTATCACCAGGCAGATATCGATCCGGCCAGTGTGGGTCTGGTGGAGGCCCACGGCACGGGGACCCGGGTGGGGGACAAGGTGGAATTCACGGCATTGAACGCCTGCTTCACCCCGGAAACGACCCCTTCAAGGATTGCCATCGGATCCGTGAAATCCATGATCGGGCATACCAAAGCCGCTGCCGGGGCCGCCGGGATCATCAAGGCCGCACTGGCCCTTCACCACAAAGTGATCCCGCCCACCCTCAAAGCCCAGGATCCCGACCCGGAACTTGCCATCAACCAGTCTGTTTTTTATCTCAACCACCGGTCCAAACCCTGGGTTGCCGGCACAAACGTCATGACTCCCCGCCGGGCCGGTGTGTCCGCGTTCGGTTTCGGGGGCAGCAATTTTCATGTGGTTTTAGAAGAACAGACGTCAAAGAAAACCCATGTTTCCTGGGATGGCTCGGTTCAGATCGCCGCATTTTCAGCCAATGACACCACCACGCTGCTGAAAAATCTGGAAACGTTTAAAAACAGTCTCACGCCCGATTTTTCACCGGATGATGAAGAAATGCAGCATCTTGTTTCCCGGGCATGTGCCGACTCCAGGAACACCTTTGACACCCGGGATAATTTTCGCCTGCTCATGGTCCTGGAGAAATCAGATGATCCCGTTGCGTTGACAGCAAAGGCCCGGGATCTGGTTGAACAAAAAAAACCCGGAACCGGACCCATATATTTTGAATCCGGCCCCGTTCAGGGAAAACTGGGTTTTCTGTTTCCCGGACAGGGCAGCCAGTATCCGGATATGGGCAAAGACCTGTTTGCAGCTTTTCCTGAAGCCATGGCCGCGCTGGATCTGGCACAGGACATCTTTAAAGCCCATTCCCCGGACCCCGGGGATCCGGCCACCCCTTTTCCGGATCTGGCTGAACTGATGTTTGCACCGCCGTTGCATCTCCAGAAAAAATCCGTAACCGAAACCCGGCTCAGACAAACCCATGCGGCCCAGATGAGCATTGGGGTGGTCTCCCTTGCCATGATCCAGGTGCTCAAACGGTTCAATGTCCTGCCGCACATGACCTGTGGCCACAGTTTCGGGGAATTGCCGGCCCTGCATGCCGCCGGATGGATGGATGACACCACCCTGCTGAACCTGGCGGCCGTCCGGGGAAAGCACATGGCCCATGCCGGTGACACGGGAACGGACCGCGGCAGCATGCTGGCGGTTCAGGCCCCTTTGACCGACATTGAAACCTGGATCAAGGACCGGTTTTCCGACCTGGTGCTGGCCAACCAGAACAGCCCGGATCAAGGCGTTCTGTCCGGCCCGACTCCGGCAATTGACCAGGCTGTGACATGGTGCCGGAAAAACAAGATCCGATGTGTCAAACTGCCCGTGGCAGCCGCGTTTCACAGCCGCCTGGTGGCAGATGCCGCGGCCCCGTTCCACGAGTTTGTGGCGGATCAGCCCATTGCCCCCACAAAAGTTCCCGTGCTGTCCAATACCACGGGAACCTTGTATGACACCGACCCTGACACCGTTAAATCGCTGTTGGGGCATCAGCTCATGCACCCGGTATGTTTCAAGCAGAACATTGAAACCATGCGCGACAAAAACGTGCGGTTTTTCATGGAGATCGGTCCCAAAACCGTTTTAACGGGGCTGACAAAAAAAATACTGGCATCCGATCCAGTCACTGTGATTGGGCTGGATGGCTCCAGCGGAAAAAAATCCGGGCTCACGGATCTGGCTCATGGGTTGTGTCATCTGGCAGCCAAAGGTTTTGACGTGGATTTGACCCCATGGGAAGACCCCGTGCCGTCACTGGCCTTGAAACGCATGCGCATAAAACTATCCGGTGCCAACCCCAAACCCGTGGTTGAAAAAACATTGCCCCGACCTTTGAATCATTCTGAGCCCCGGACGGGATGTTGCGCCTGCAAAACCGATGTCCCGTCTTTGCCCGGGTCTGCCCAAACCATGAAACAACACCGGCCGGAAACAAATCCGGCGGATCAACAAGGACCTGTTATGCACCCGTTGTCATCATCGTCACCTGCCCCGCAACAAGAATCAAACACAAAAGCCTCCGCCCGGTCCGGGACAAATACCGGACAGGCCATGCACCTGGTTCACAAAGGGCTTGAAGCCATGCAGGCATTGCAGGCCCAGACCGCCCGGGCCCATGAAAAATTTCTGGATACCCAGGCCCGGGCCACCCAGACCCTGGCAGCCATGATGTCACACACCCGTGAATTTGTGGATGGCATCTCTCCGGTGCCGGACACTAGTCCTGTGATGACCCGGCCGGCGGACATCCCCGCACCCCTGCCGGCGAACAGCCCCGCGGCCCAGCCGGCGGACAGGCCCGCGCCCCGGCCGGCAGCGCCTTTGCCGGAGCAACCGCCCTTGCGTGAAAAAATGAATACCACCGCGGTCCCCAGGCACACGCATTCAGATCCGCCCGTGACTGCAGCCCCCTCCCCGGCCCGTGCGTCTGCAAAAATTCAGTCTGTTTTGTTTGACATCGTGAGCCGTCTGACCGGGTTCCCCGAAGAAATGCTGGAACCGGACATGGACATTGAATCGGATTTAGGGGTGGATTCCATCAAAAAAGTGGAAATCATTTCCGAACTGGAAAAACACCTGCCCGACACCCGGGGCCTGACCACGGAAAACATCGGCACGGCCAGAACCCTGGCCGATATCTGCCGGGCCATTTCATCTGAAGTTTCTGAAACATCTGATGCACAATCTTTGGACACGGTGTTTTCCGACACACCGGGCTCATCTGAATCTGACATACCTGAGTCTGACACACCTGGCCCCGCTGCCGGGGCTGCTGCCGGAACCGCTGCAGTGACCGATACCCAGACCGCTGGGACGTCGTGTTCAGACCCGAGCGCTGATTCCCGGGTGATGGATGTGATTGTCACCATCATCAGTGAACTGACCGGGTTCCCCGAAGAAATGCTGGAACCGGGTATGGACCTGGAATCGGATCTGGGGGTGGATTCCATCAAGCGGGTGGAAATTTTATCCCGGCTGGAACAAACGCTGGGAGACACGGCATCCCGCCTGTCCGGAGATGACATGGCCGGGTTGAAAACCATCCGGGACATGGTTTCCTTTCTGGATCAGGCCCCGTGTTCGCCGGAACCTGACGTAAAAAAAAACGCTTCACCCGGGGATGATGCCCCAAAACCGCCTGAAAACCCGGATTTGACCCGTCAGACCATCCATCTGGAAAAGATTCCCATCCAGCAGGTCCGTTTTTTTAACGGCTCAAAAATCCAGGTGCCAAAAACCGGAAAAATCTATATCACCCGGGATCAGGCCGGCATGGCCGACCCGTTGATACAGGCATTTCACAAACACGGCCAGAACGCGGAACTCCTGGATTTTTCATCTGAAAACATCCCGGATCTGACCGATGCCGCCGGTCTGGTGATTATCCAGAATCAATTGTCTCAGACTGACAACGCTGACGCCATTGCATTTTTAAAGGCCGCGTTTGCCCTGGTCCATAAAAACGGCCGCCATCTTCAGACCTCTGCCGCGCAAAAAGGGGCATTCCTGGCAACCGTCACTTTTTCCGGCGGAGGGTTCGGGATTCCGCCCTACGGGTTTGACACCCTGCCGGCGTATGGAGGCCTGGCCGGTCTGGCCAAAACAGCGGCCCTGGAATGGCAAGACGTGCTGTGCCATGCCCTGGACCTGCCCAATGATCCAGATGCCTGGGTTGAATGCGCCGATGCAGCCGCCGCATTGATGATGACCAAAGGACCTGTGGAGATGGGGCTGAGCAGGGATCATTGCCGCATCCCCACCCTGGAGACGGTACCCGTCCAGCCGGGCCGTTTGAACTTTTCACCCCATGACGTGGTGGTGATCACCGGCGGTGCCAGAGGGGTGACCGCCGCCTGTGCCGAAGAACTGGCAAAAACCGGTCCCTTGACCCTTGTTTTGCTGGGAAGATCCGCCCCTCCCTTTGATGAACCGGACTGGGCAGAATCCCTGTCTGATCCGGGTGAATTAAAAAAAGCGATCCTCACCCATGAATTTGCCGAAAAAAAACCCACCCCGGCCGACCTGGAAAAAAGATTTCAAGCCATTTGTGCCAATCGCCAGATTCAGCAGACCCTGGCACAAATCCGGTCCCATGGATCCGACGGGGTGTATGTTTCCACGGACATCCGGCAGCCCAACGCGGTTCAAACGGCCCTGGATCACATCCGCAACCGATTTAATAAGCCCATTGCCGGTATTATTCACGGGGCCGGCGTACTGGAAGACAAATGGATTGTGGATAAACATCCGGACCAGTTCAACCGGGTGTTTGACACCAAAGTCGACGGATTGAACGCATTGATTCAGGCCACACAGACCGATCCGTTGAAATACATGATCGTGTTTTCATCCATTGCGGCCCGAACGGGAAATCCGGGCCAGTGCGATTACGCCATGGCCAATGAAGTGCTCAACAAATGCATGGGGGACATGGCTGCAAAAAAACCTGACTGCAAATGCCTGGCCATCAACTGGGGGCCCTGGGACGGGGGCATGGTCCATGACGGGCTCAAACAGGTGTTTGCCAAAAAAGGGGTGGGCCTGATTCCCATATCCGCCGGTGCCCGGCAGCTGATCCGGGAGATGGCAAACCCGGAGCCCAATCACACGGAAATTGTCATTACGGCGCCGACAATAGATCTGAAACAGAAAAAACCCCCGAAGCTGTCTTTGGTCAGCCAGATGGTGATCAGCCGTAAAACCGTTCCCATCATCACATCCCACCGGATCAATCATGAACCCGTGGTACCGTTTGCCCTGATGGCTGAAATCATGGCCCATGCAGCGGAAAAAAACCATCCGGGTCTGGTGTTGACCGGACTGGATGACCTGCGGCTGTTAAAAGGCATCCGGCCTGCCAACCGGGACGTCCGGCTGGCCGTGAACGTAAGCCGATGCACCTGCACGGATACCCGATACCTTGTTTTAGTGTCTTTGACATCTGTGTCTGACGACAACGATTGTGTCACCCATGCCACGGCCACGGCCGTGTTGAAAAACACCCTGCCGGATCCGCCCGTGTTATCCGGCAAAAACCGCATGGACTTAGGCCCCTGTCAATTGAGCGTAAAAGCCGCATATGAAACCGTTTTGTTTCACGGCAAAGATCTTCAGGCCATTACCGCGATTTCCGGCATCTCTGAAAAAGGGATCGAAGTGACGGCCTCAATGGCCCCTTCCCCGGACCACTGGTTTGACACACCCGTTCAAACCGGCTGGACCACGGACCCGCTTTTGGTGGATGCCGCGTTTCAGGCGGCCATCCTCTGGACCTGGGAAACCCGGAAACAGGTTTGTCTGCCCAGCTTTGTGGCCGGACTTCGGATTTATTCCTCGTTTCGGCAGAAGCCGGCCGACAATGCCGGCATCCAGATCCGGTTTACCGTCAATGAAAACACGGATCATCAGATCAAGGGATATTTTACCTTTTCTGACGATCAGGGCAATGTGACAGCCAGTATCATGGGATTTGAAGCCGTGGTGGACTCGGCCCTGCATGACAAGTTCAAGCCTGAACCGTTGTTTGACAAAAAATCCATCCTGGCCTTTGCCCAGGGAAACCCGTCCGACGCATTTGGTGCCAGATACCAGATTTTTGACAAAGACCGTCAGATCGCCCGCCTGCCCAGGCCCCCCTATTTTTTCATGGACCGGGTGTTGACGGCGGATCATGTCCCCTGGCAGATGCAGCCGGACGGATGGATTGAAACGGCATACGATGTGCCGGCCGATGCCTGGTATTTCACGGCCAACCACACCTCCACCCTGCCGTTTTGCATTCTGCTGGAAATCGCGTTGCAGCCCTGCGGTTGGCTGGCTGCCTATGCCGGCTCCGCACTGCACAGTGAGGACAGGCTGCATTTTCGAAACCTGGGCGGCACGGCCCGATGCATTCAGGAAATACCCCGGGACGCCGGCACCCTTTTGGTCCGGGTCCGGATGACCGATGTATCCAAGGCCGGGGACATGATTCTTCAGTCATTTGACATGCAGGTGAGCAATCATGGCCAAACAGTCTATGAAGGCACCACCCGTTTCGGATTTTTCACGGCCCAGGCCCTGGCCAGTCAAAAAGGCATCCAGAACTGCGCGCTGGTTTCCGACACCCCCGCTGTGCCCCGGGAACCCTTTAAGGTATTTCCATCCGTTTCTCCCCGGACACCGGCGGATCTTTCCATGGACCCGGACACGGGCATGCCTGCGGATGCCCTGCGCATGATCGATGCCATTGAGGTGATGGATCCATCCGGCGGCAAATTCAACCATGGATATGTCCGTGCCAAAAAAACCGTGGATACCAAAGAATGGTTCTTTGACGCGCATTTTTATCAGGACCCGGTCTGCCCGGGATCTCTGGGCATTGAATCGTTTTTGCAGATATTGCGGTATTATTTACTGGAAACCTTTTCCATGGATCCGTCCACCCATGCCGTGTCACCGGTTTTGGGGGATACCCATGAATGGGTGTACCGGGGGCAGATCATCCCGACCCACAAAGAGGTCACCATTCACACCCATATCCGTCAGGTATCACAGGAAAACGATATCTATGCGGTAAAGGCGGACGGAGCCCTTTGCGTGGATGGCCGGGTGATCTATGAAATGAAAAATTTCGGACTGGCCTTTGCGCCCGTGGGGCTTAAAAAAACCAGGGATCACCTGACCCGCATTTTTGCCCCCGTATAG
- a CDS encoding LysM peptidoglycan-binding domain-containing protein: MKQKEKPASKIPTTQTNTNRKKAEPSAGPWGVSTSMFKKNDTTLIIAGALIVTLIVFFVFFLSSGSQNEQASSPPETSRIQEMETRLAALEQSLAALTSKMDAKLAVIADKAARPNTDMDAALAQIRRQVAALESGVQVKVDTLTRQVAGIEKQLTEAKKPILTASPEIKEKKALEKPAAPAQTAETDALYHTVQKGETLWRISQKYDITVDRLRRLNNLAPDADIYTGAKMRVR, translated from the coding sequence ATGAAACAAAAGGAAAAACCCGCCTCAAAAATTCCCACCACCCAGACCAATACCAACCGGAAAAAAGCGGAACCCAGTGCCGGCCCCTGGGGTGTCAGCACATCAATGTTTAAAAAAAACGATACCACCCTGATTATTGCCGGGGCTTTGATCGTGACCCTGATCGTTTTTTTTGTTTTTTTTCTGTCATCAGGATCCCAAAACGAACAGGCATCGTCTCCTCCTGAAACCAGCCGGATTCAGGAGATGGAAACCCGCCTGGCAGCCCTGGAACAATCGCTTGCCGCCTTGACCTCAAAAATGGACGCTAAACTGGCTGTGATCGCGGACAAAGCCGCACGTCCAAACACGGATATGGATGCGGCCCTGGCACAGATCCGCAGACAGGTCGCCGCTTTGGAGTCCGGCGTTCAGGTTAAAGTGGATACATTGACCCGGCAGGTGGCGGGTATAGAAAAACAACTGACCGAGGCAAAAAAGCCCATCCTTACGGCGAGTCCGGAAATTAAAGAAAAAAAGGCCCTTGAAAAACCCGCGGCCCCGGCGCAAACCGCTGAGACGGATGCGTTGTATCATACGGTTCAAAAAGGGGAAACCCTGTGGCGTATTTCCCAGAAATACGACATCACCGTTGACCGGCTGCGCCGGTTAAACAACCTGGCCCCGGATGCAGATATCTATACGGGGGCAAAAATGCGGGTCAGGTGA
- a CDS encoding FtsB family cell division protein, protein MGRIEKFGLYLTLFLMGLFLVFIFFSTHGIQDFRQLNRQKASVSAQIDIVKQENQRIENQILRLKQDIEYVRHLAKHEQGMAAPDELIFKQKNK, encoded by the coding sequence ATGGGGCGCATTGAAAAATTCGGTTTATATCTGACACTGTTTCTGATGGGGCTGTTTCTGGTCTTTATTTTTTTCTCCACCCACGGGATTCAGGATTTTCGTCAGCTTAACCGGCAAAAAGCATCCGTATCCGCCCAGATCGATATTGTGAAACAGGAGAACCAGCGGATAGAAAATCAGATCCTGCGGTTGAAACAGGATATTGAATACGTCAGACATCTGGCAAAACATGAACAGGGTATGGCAGCACCGGATGAATTAATTTTCAAACAGAAAAATAAATAA
- the murJ gene encoding murein biosynthesis integral membrane protein MurJ, translating into MALIKHTAAISGLTLLSRIFGVIRDAFIAMMIGTTAASDAFFIAFRPFDLLRKMFSDGIFSISFVPPFSRSIQTGQQDEAVTMVTSALGVLSVLSAFLILAGWLLAPWLLHLMAPGFAPGGDRFTLTLTLFKIMMPYLWVIMMISLCMAVLNTLGHFCVPGATPLVFNLVVIAFALTVPKQVFEPVIWLAVGVMAGGGIQLMFQIPFMVPYKLFQPARFVWCHPPVMDSIKNMVPCMVGAAPYQINMLVISFLASFLVDGSVSFLYYADRLVQFPVALIAVSISTVLLPFFSRKAAAGDIKDISDVFDAGVRLAVFVAVPAMAGLMVLREPIVRLLFGQGAFDTSAVTRTADCLLYLALGIGAFIGTRLFVTLHYALNSSRDPFYAGIISMTTNLVCAPLLMYYMGAQGLALAVTMSSMAGFFFLMSRPLAGVVVSKTGILVSACRAFFLSVIMIISIQWVKQPLFSDTEGKLLLGIKVMACVLLGMAIVWIGAKLLHLPELSMIRHRLDDHLKKKDSHGAH; encoded by the coding sequence ATGGCCCTGATCAAACACACGGCCGCAATCAGCGGTTTAACGCTTTTAAGCCGGATATTCGGGGTAATCCGGGATGCGTTCATCGCCATGATGATCGGAACCACGGCCGCAAGTGACGCTTTTTTTATCGCATTCCGGCCCTTTGACCTGCTCAGAAAAATGTTCAGCGACGGCATTTTCAGCATCTCTTTTGTGCCCCCTTTTTCCCGGTCCATTCAAACCGGTCAACAAGATGAGGCCGTGACAATGGTGACCAGTGCGTTAGGGGTCTTGTCCGTTTTGAGTGCATTTCTGATCCTGGCCGGGTGGTTGCTGGCCCCCTGGTTGCTGCATCTCATGGCGCCGGGATTTGCGCCCGGCGGGGATCGGTTTACTCTGACCCTGACCCTGTTTAAAATCATGATGCCGTATCTCTGGGTCATTATGATGATTTCTTTGTGCATGGCCGTGTTGAACACCCTGGGTCATTTTTGTGTGCCCGGGGCCACCCCCCTTGTTTTTAATCTGGTGGTGATTGCGTTTGCATTGACCGTGCCAAAGCAGGTGTTTGAACCCGTGATCTGGCTGGCTGTCGGAGTGATGGCAGGGGGCGGGATTCAGCTGATGTTTCAGATCCCTTTCATGGTCCCGTACAAATTGTTTCAACCGGCCCGGTTTGTCTGGTGTCATCCCCCGGTCATGGACAGTATCAAAAACATGGTGCCTTGTATGGTGGGGGCGGCCCCGTATCAGATCAATATGCTGGTGATCTCTTTTCTCGCTTCTTTTCTGGTGGATGGCAGTGTGTCGTTTCTGTATTATGCCGACCGCCTGGTCCAGTTTCCCGTGGCCCTGATCGCGGTGTCAATTTCCACGGTGCTGCTGCCTTTTTTTTCCAGAAAAGCGGCAGCCGGAGACATTAAGGACATCAGCGACGTGTTTGATGCCGGGGTCCGGCTGGCCGTGTTTGTGGCCGTCCCGGCCATGGCCGGACTGATGGTTTTACGCGAACCCATTGTCCGGCTGTTGTTCGGCCAGGGTGCTTTTGACACGTCAGCCGTCACACGGACGGCTGACTGTCTGCTGTATCTGGCCTTGGGCATCGGCGCTTTTATCGGCACCCGCCTGTTCGTGACCCTGCATTATGCCTTGAACAGTTCCCGGGATCCTTTTTATGCCGGAATCATATCCATGACCACCAATCTGGTGTGTGCTCCTTTACTGATGTATTATATGGGAGCACAGGGCCTGGCACTGGCCGTGACGATGTCTTCCATGGCCGGATTCTTTTTTTTGATGAGCCGCCCTCTGGCAGGGGTGGTTGTCTCAAAAACAGGTATTCTGGTTTCAGCTTGCAGAGCCTTTTTCTTATCTGTTATAATGATCATTTCAATCCAGTGGGTAAAACAGCCTCTCTTTTCTGATACCGAGGGAAAGCTGTTATTGGGGATAAAAGTGATGGCTTGTGTGTTGCTGGGTATGGCCATTGTATGGATCGGGGCCAAATTGCTGCATTTGCCGGAACTGAGCATGATCAGGCACAGGCTGGATGACCATTTGAAAAAAAAGGATTCCCATGGGGCGCATTGA